In Gopherus evgoodei ecotype Sinaloan lineage chromosome 7, rGopEvg1_v1.p, whole genome shotgun sequence, the sequence ttggcggggggggagggggcattttcttcggcagcgaccgcggcggctggatcttcagccaccccggtcgctgccagcatttaggtggagggagctggggcaggggagcacagggagggccgcctgcagcaagtaaggaggggggGAGGGCGACATGCACGGGAACTCCCtgcccagctcatccctgccccacctcctcctcgatcatgccatggctgcttcacttctcccacctcccaggcttgtggcgcctaagctgattggtgctgcaagcctgggaggtgggagtagtgaagcagccacggtgtgctcatgtgtggagcaggggtgagtgcCTCAGAGTGGAGGGTAGGGAGCTGCCACgggaggggcgcctcagggcaggggtgcaaggtggaagtttcgcctagggcgcgaaacaggGATGCACATccctgcactggccctgggtgcaACTGGCATCAACTGAAACGTTTAGGTTCTGTCTCTCACACGTTCTTAAGAGCAGGACTAGCTGAACTCAGCAGCTGGAGAACACTGTGAGAGTCTTGCTTAAAGAACTGTTAGAAAAGCAAGATGAAGCCACTGGCGTATACCTACCCCCTCGTGGGAAACCACAGCATTAGGCTGAAGTGGTAAATAGTGATAGCCCCTGCTGCCCATCTTACACCTCTCTTGGCTGCACcagttcccccttccctccagccaAAGGCTCTATGGACGGGGGTTTCACTGTGGCAGATTCACTCTGCTGCGGACCGGTAGTTAGACCGTTACAGCCAAAGACTCTCATAGCCATGCCGAGTGTGGCTCTCCTCACCTCCTTTGGCGGCACCGGCCTGTGTGTTTTCTGGTCCTCCTCGCTGTCCACCATCATGTATCTGAAACAAACACATTAGTGAAAGCTGCCACACACAACACTGTGACAATCATGGGCTATTCACATCCCGTTTCCTTACCCCCTCCCCATTTTCAGTGTGACCTCAACACTTGCTGCCCTCGACTTCCATCTGGAACACTGGGAATGAGCCCAGGACTaacagtgggagggaggaggtactgcAGCATCAGAGGTGCTATCCTTCCGATGGGCAGGATCCTGCACAGCCAGCTAAAGGTCTCTGGAACCTGGGGTGACGTCCCAGGCCGTGTGAAGTGTACTTGAAGGCAGACCAGCTACTTGGTTTGCTCAGGCAGGCCCAGATcaccaaggtatttaggtgcctagctcctaaatgggagttaggcccctaaatacTTTGGAGGATCTGGGTCCTTAGTCTTGCCCTATCAAGAGCTGCTCAGAGATGTAAGGGCCAAGTTCCGATCTATTTTAGGAAGCAGGTTTGCTACTTTCTAATCTCTGTGGGTGGGCAGCATCGACGATGTGTTCTGAGCACCATGCAGCTGAAGGACACGACAGTGGGTTCCTGGTAGCACAGTGCAGAAGTGGCAGCATCTCTCCTTTCAGAGATGACTCCTTCAAAACTTCATGCACTATAATCCTTTACTAAAGTGGCCTGAGGAGTCAAGTGTCATCACGCTCCATGTTTGACTGATGAACAAGTACTTGCTGACGGCACTGATGAGTTCTTTACTTCTGTTCCCACTTTGGAGCCAATACAACTATGTGACGGCACAGCCAGCCTTGGTCATTTCCCCCCAAGCTAGAATAGCTGCTCCTGTGTATTTCCAGCTAGAGGACTGCTCTCAATCACTGTGCTTGAGTTGTGTGGTAAGGTTCTGCACTTACAAATGCCACCATTAAAGTGAGGTTAGCAAATGTGACTAAGTGGCACCTTTTTAGTCAACTCATCTGCTCCCTCGCGATCACACCAAGCTTGTGTCAGATCAGCGGGAGCTAGGTTAGCCCTTGGGAGATAGCACGGCTCTGGGAAAGTGAGCTGGGTTCCGTTCCGCCTTACTCACACCCGCCAGCTGAATTCCAACTGTTGCTTATCACTGGCAGTGACGGAGGGAAGCAGAAAGAACCAGCCTTGAGGGGCAGATCCCAATTGGGCGGGTGCAGGCTGCAGCTTCAGCACTTATGGCTAGCAGCTTTAGGCCCTACTGAACCAAATATGGCTGTAAGAATCAATAGGGACACCCCGAGCAGAGTTCACATCCCTTCTCTGAATGGACCTGCATTTTGAGATTAGCCATGGCCCAGAAATGCCAGGATCCTCTCCTTACCAATGGCCCAACTGCAGAGCGGCACACAGCAAAGCTCTCGGATAGGTTAGTTTGGTAGGGTAGCCTCAGTGGGCAAGTTCTATTTGTGACCTTTTCCCTGAGCTCCTCATCAGAGCCCGTTCTTGCCACTCAACAAGGACATGAGCAGATCTTTGCTGCTTGGTACTTACTTCTGTAAGATAAATCGTTTGAGGTCCTCTTGTTTAGGTGCTTGATGGGGCCTTGCTGTCTCCTGGGATTAGAGAGTAGGAAAGGATGTGGGTGAGCTACAAAGCAATCAGCCTGTTCAATTCCATCCTGTTAGCTAGTCCCTGTGTGGAGAAGCCACCCTGGCTGCCAGCCAGTTGACGTTAGGGGAGGAGAATGCCTGTGCCACAACCTCTCTTATGGCAGCCCAGCAGGCTGGACAGCCTGTACCTGGAGAAGGAGCCAGCTCAGTGGGATCTCACTGCTCTGCTAACAGGGTGAAGACCTGCTGGCCTCTTCCATTTGCTATGGGGACATGGAAGATCCCCACAGCCACTTTCAGAGGTAAAGAACCACGTTTCAACTTGTGTGATGCCCTGCTGTATTTGTGGACACTGCTTCCTCCAATCCACCCTCCCCCCTGATGCTGCTGTCAAGGCCACAATACCTTCAGGTTAGTGCCCCCTGGGCCAGGTTCCACCTTCTCTTCCACCAGTAACTGCACCGCCTCTTCCAGGTTTCCCAGCACCATGGCCAGTGCCTTCTGAgcctggctgagggtgcaggctgggAACATCTCCAGGAGCACCTCCACCCCATCCTTCAGGTCACCTTCTGCTCCCTGGTCAGGGTGAGAGACCTGGGATGAGCCTGGAGGGCAGTGAGGGGCTTGGCACTTTAGGCCAGGAAAATTGCTTTCCAGTAAGCCAGATATTTTTCCACAGCTTCAGTAGAACCAGGCCTCCCCTCAGGGGCAGGTGCGAGCCTCATCCCTGAAGCTGGGGAGCTAGTTATGGGTTTAGCTCTTTGcaggccctgcccacacacacagcagcaagGAGTCTGGATATTATTGACCTACCTCTTGCCAGCAGATTAGCAGTCCCCCAAGGTAGGTCTTCTGGGTGTTGGCTCATTTGCCTACTGTGCTGCTGCACGTCCATCCCCCCCGAGACAGAGATTCTGGGAACTGGCCCATTTACCTGTAGCCCTGACAACTGGCACTCCCAGCGTGTGGAGTCTCAGcgaatgggggcggggaggggtttAAGCACAGCATGCTACCGCTGCAGCAGAGATGCTGAAGTGCAGCAATGACAGTTTCTATAAAGCAAGTGGCAAATGGTGACAATCACCAAGCAAGAAGAGAGCATCAGTAAACATGTTCTAGCCCCAGtgcagggggaaagagagaagggatGGGACCGGGTATGCAGAGAAGTGCTCACAGTGGGGATACCAGCTGTGCAATGCTCTCTACAGCTGGAGCACGGCTTGTCCCTGAATTGCACACAGGGGATGGAGGACAATGGCTCGTATTTAATCAGTGCTTGTTATCCAGCACAGTACAAACATTCTGAACAAGTTCTGCAAACTCTCTCATTAGGAACCACGGCACcgaccactgaaatgcagccacctgtcCAGTGGAAAGGGGAAGCTGTATGATGGTTTAGGACAGGAAATGGAGACTATAAGAAATTAGAACTTGGAGGGGGTTTAGGGATGCAGAATGCAGCCGACAGAGTCGGAATTTGGCTTTTGTGAAAAGtcccatgggatctttaatgacaaGCAGGCAGAAGCTCTGCTACCTCCCATCCAGAAAGTAGCACAgcatctcccagctgcagagctggttccgtgctgactcagagggaagagcaCGAGCTGTGGAGTTGCCCACACCACTTCTGGCAACCTTTGAGTTTTCCTGGGAGgtttcccctcccagaactgacaAGACCTTGCTCATAATATCACACAAGCTGAGGTCACATCTTGAGAGAATACTGGTTCCGGCCACCTACACCACATAGAGCCCTGCAGAGTCAGATTATGTCCAGACCCCCATGGTAACCTATGGCATACAACTCTGTCTATCCTGTGTCTAGTTCTCTATGACAACATCCCAGTACCTGAGCTATGGCTCCCTCTGCTGGTATATGCAGCCTCCTCTCATCAGAAGCTCCTTCCCCCTGCTCTTCGCTCTGGTTCAGCTCTTCAGCAGGGGCTCTGCTCATGCTCTCCACAGCCTTTTGGCAAACCTTTCCTTAAAGACACAGTGCACATTTATTTATGAGCAATCCTGTAAAGGTTACCGCTACCTATTCCTTTCGTTATGGGAAAGACAAGGTTGCTACTGTCCCGTATGCCAGCACAAATTCCTTTCTCCATGACTGGTTTCCAGCCAATGCTCTCCTACTACTGTCAACCAGGTATGGCTGCCACCTTATTCATACAGCCCACagtggggcagagttaaggttgcttagGTGCCTCAGCTGTGTGTTTCCAGaccttaacatgtttggatttttttttaagtgacaccTTAATCTTTTAAATGAATTTCTGGGGTTtgtattgctggggttggggtaaATTACACCATCCCTGTATTAAGTGATCAGTACATACTCTCAGTTGTTGTCTGGGAACTAATTCACATATAGGCAAGGCTCCTGCACACTGTAAAGCCCAGCATGCAATGTGGTCGGACTGCTTTGATGAAGCCAGCATTGTCGCGCGTGTGTgtgcggggaggagggagagatggtTAGTGCACTGGATTGGGAATCAGGATCCCTGGGTTCTTTTCTCCCAGCTCTaacacagactccctgtgtgtgATAAGAGGAAGTCATTTAGAGGGtatatgcctcagtttccacatctgtaaagtggggatgataCTTCCCCGTGCATGTGAGGCACCTTGAGATAGTAGCTTGGAGGGTGCTGTGGCCACGCTGTGTATTATTATGTTATCTGTAGGCTGCTCTCCGGTATGCACGATAAGGGCAGGGCAGTCTGCTCTATTATGTGGGGCCTTTTGGCTCCAGATGAGATGCTAGTGAGGCTTCATTTGGGCAAAAtctgaacccctctgccccaatgGGTCTCACCACCAGAGATTTTACACATCTGTTCTCAGGCAGAAAGCTACTGCTTTGCTTTACTGCACTGATACAGCTGACTctcagattctaaggccagaagggaccattatgtctgccctcctgcatagcacaggtcagagaacctcacccagaaattcctgcagccagcccctaacTCCTGGGTGGGGTAGAGCAGTTCCTTTAGAAAGGCATCCTATCTCAATTTACAGATGCCAATGACAGAGAATCCAGCTGACTCTCTCAGGCTAAGTATAATGTACAATAGACTGTCTGGGTTTGCAACCCTTGAGCCATGCTGCAAACGGGAATGCAGAGAGAAATCCCCAACTTACTGGTTTTGGAAGGAGGATTTGACCTGGTCTGTCCAATCCTGTTTCCAAACTATACACAAGAACCCCTCTAGATATCTCCGGGGCAATAGCCTTGTACAGGGAACCTTCCCCTTACTCTGCATTCGCTTTATATGCAGTTGGGATCACCAGCAACCCTAGGGATTTGTTCAAGTGGATTTTCCCACACAAGTGCCTCTAGTTCAGTCACAAACAAGTGCATTCTAAGCTACCAACCCTCCCACACACTCCTGTCAAGACTCTGACAATCCGATCAGAAGTTAAGCGATTCAGACTCTCATGTGAGACTCTCCTAAATATCCCAGCTTAAAATAGCAAGATAATGCATTGTCCTACGACGCTCCCCATCCCTCAGAGAATTTAAGACTAAAACCACATCCTTGATGCACCTCCACATGCCTGAGCGCCCATCATAAACTTACCTTTGTTGCGAGCTTCGCTGAGCCTTTCCGAGAGGGCAAACATCATTTCACAAATGTTCCCGCTGCAAGAGACAGTTGCAGTGTGATTGGCATACGGAGCATAAGCATTGTCGCCTTCCAATACAAGCTTCTCCTGCTGATCTAGGTACCTACAAGCCCCCCACCCTGAAATCACTGTATAGTATCTGTGTAGTATTCCCCACACACCTGGCAGGGGTTGTGAGAGTCACTAACAGCAGACAGCTGCTTCTGGAATTCTACACTGAGCATATGTGACCCAATCTATGCAAAACAACCATATTGCTGAGCCACTGATCTAGAAAGATGGACCCTGTAAAGCCAATgtgtgcagcaggctagtgcCATAGTAAATCCAGTACAACAAACTGGGGTCTCAGAAGGCCTGGGGCCTGCTTGCAATCTGTACTGGTATTAGTCATCACATACCCAAGTAAAGGCCTGATTCCGTACATGACTGCATAGTTTTGGGACCAGAAGATCCTTAAACCAAAGCACTGAGCTGCTTAATTTGACAACTGAGCTCTGTGGTACTAAGACACTTAGACCCAGTTCCTGAAGTGTGGCATGTATGTCCCAGGTGATTAGAGGCACACACCTGTTGATTTCTGCAAAGCCAGGGATATATGCCTCCATCATTTCCACAAAGGCATCCATATCAAAGTTCTCTTCGGATGACTCTGGTGAACCTAGTTCTTCCAGGACACTAGCGATGTAGGAGAAGACGACTTCATCCATCCCGCTGGAGACAAGGAGAACACAAGTGTAGGGACTTGAGCTAACAGATACTCACCCCTCTAGTGCCCTTCCACCTAGTGCAACTGCAGTCACAGGACCCACTTGGCCAGCTTCCTGTGGTAAGATTGGATCCGATCTCACAAGTGAAGGCAGGTAGGACCTTGTCAATAGTTATAGGGCAGATTTTCAGGGATAATCTGAGGTCCTGCAGAAAATGACTTGCACAGTTTAATTTGTGACCGTCTTCCTTCCCAGTCAGCACTAAACTAATATCCCAGTACactgctgtgggagggaggacagtATTGTTGGAGTTACAATGTCTGAGCAAGGTCCTGAAGACTTGTGACAATGTTAATTCTGGTGTTTTGGGCAGATTCTAAGGGTAATTGCACTCTGTAGATAGAATTTCAGGTCAGCAATCTACTTCTGTAGTACTCTTCTTCGCTTTCTGTCTTAAACCTGCATACGGCTGCCATGGACTGCAAAACAGCCACCGTATTCCAAcctagagatggctgcatttcactagTGGGCAAAATTCTTGTTATATAAACTATGTACAGGTATATCAGTCTGCTGTTTGAAAAGCACTCTGGGATCTGTTTAAGATGATAGGTGCTAGAGAGATCTGTGTTACTGCATAAGAAGTTAATAACCTTATTCCTTCATTTCATTGGAAGCCACTAAATGGTAACACTAAGTTACGGATGGTGAGAGGGTTCTAGCAGACTTTGGACAAATTACATGCACCCCTGAGATCTAGATTGAGGGGCAGCAGAATACAATACATGGAGGTTAGAACATCAGACCTGGAGTTTAATAAAGGGGAAAAGGGACAACTAATAGAAAGTCCAAATTCAAAAGATGAGCTGGAACATACCTGAGATCGGCATCAGGGATGTGGGACTGGATGAAGCACGTCAGAGAGTCTCGAATGATTCTTTCAAGATCCATGTCTCTTTAAATGGGTTTCtttaagtgggggaaaaaaacctcataTTTCAGAAGCAAGAATGAGACTAGAGCATTCACATGCACAACACCTCCATGTAGGCTCATGCAATCAAAACAATTCATGAACTCCACCGCTCTAGCACATTGCCCTGGGGAACTGTCATAGGAGTTACCTGCAGTATGAGGAGCCACCAGAGATATCAGCACAACATAGTCCGACCACTCTGTTTTTCACAGCTTCTCTCTGCTACTGGTGTGAAAGGCTTTCACAAGTGCAGAGCAAAGCTCCCCCGCTCAGCAGGTGTAGTACAGCAAGAAATCCTAACACATGGCAAGCTGCAGAGTTGCAGAATCAGATGGCAGGATGGACTCCGATGAAGAAAGGCTTCAGGTATTGCTTGCTCCCTGAGGGAGAGGATGGCTCTTCCAGCTAACAGTGTTTTCAGTGACGCCTGGCTTTGTAAATGCCAGGATAGTGCCTTTCAGGGAAAGGGCAGCCTATAGCGGCTTTCACAAGGGAATACCAGGCAGGGCACAGCCAACTAGTCTGCCAGCCAAAATATCAAAGGTCTCCAGGTCAGACAGGGTAGCGCCAGCGGAATCCTGCACAAACAGGAGCCCACTGTGGTGCTTTGTGAATGAGCTGTTCTGTAGATGAATGTGACCACAACGGGAGCATTTGATAACAGTAACTGAGCAGGGGCGCTCTAAAGATCACAGACCTCCCACGCAAGCAAGGGCAGGACTGCACTGTCCACCCACGCTCTCTCTGCTAGCGTCAGAGTGCAGTCTGAACCGCTGGAGAGACGTTATCCCACCAGCTGTCTCACTCATAACTTCCCTCTTGTGCTTGAGGTACATGCCAGCTGACGGCACAGCAAGCAACCTCTCACTGCTGGGCCTGAGTTACATATGTGGGCACAGACGCCTACTTGAGGAGGGTATCATGATTCCTGGTGAGCGATGTTGGCACTGTACAGACAGCCTGACATGGTCAcaaccccaaagagcttacaatctacagGCATGATCACACTTCCAGTATgcgtcagtggcaaaacttccttGATTTAACTGGGAGCAGGACCAAACCCTAAATTAGGCAGCACAGGCCTCTAGGAGAGCAACTAGGAGaactactgtgtgcagttctggtctcccatgtttaagaaggatgaattcaaactggaacaggttcaaagacgggctactaggatgatccgaggaatggaaaacctgtcatatgaaaggagactcaaagagcttggcttctttagtctagccaaaagaaggctgaggggggatatgcttgctctttataaatatatcagagggattaatattagggagggagaggaattatttaagcttagtaccaatgtagatacaagaacaaatggatactaggaagtttagacttgaaattagacgaaggtttctaaccattagaggagtgaagttctggaacagccttccaaggggagtagtgggggcaaaagacacatctggctttaagactaagcttgataagtttatggaagggatggtatgatgggatagcctaatttttggcaactgatctttgattatcagcagataagtatgcccagtggtcggtgatgggatgttggatgggatgggatctgagttactgcagagaattcttttctgagtgctggctggtgagtcttgcccacatgctcagggtttagctgatcgccatatttggtgtCGGGAAGGAATtatcctccggggcagattggcagaggccctggaggtttttcgccttcctctgcagcgtgtggcatgggtcacttgctggttgattctctgcaacttgaggtcttcaaaccacaatttgaagacttcaataactcagacataggttaggggtttgttatagaagtggatgggtagggttctgtggcctgctttgtgcagggggtcggactagatgatcacattggtcccttctgaccctagaatctatgagtctatgagaactaGCTCTGATAGGAATCAAGGTTGCACACATCTCCTAAGAGAGGACTTTACCAGAGCTAACTGGATACAAACAGCTACCCCACTGTGCTCAGCAGCAGGTTTGAGGGCCCCTGCAGGGAACAGCACTTCCAGACAGGTTATAAGCTTTGTTTTCATGTGTGAATAGAAGTTTCGGAGGCCCCCCTATTGGCCAGAGAACAGCAGGGCTCCTGTGTATTCTGCAAGAGCTATCTGGAATTTACCTCCAGACACAGAACCCCCTGCACCAGCGGGCTGAACACCAGACAGTGGCGCCACATTGGCAAGTACTCTGCCAACCATGCTAGGGTTTAGAACccattgcagcagcattctgtgctcaggcagagcagggagcagagtaAACAACTCTGGCAAATGGGAGAGATTCACAGACTCCAAGGCCAGACGGGGCCACTGCGATCATTTAGCCtgccctcctgcatagcacagaccaGAGTGCTACCCTGAACTAGAGAGATCTTTTAGATAAACACCAAACCTTGATTTAAacatggtcagtgatggagaattcaccatgacctTGGGAAGTTATTCTAAGGGCTAATTACCCTAGCCTTTGTCAGAggttggagatggatggcaggagagagatcacttgatcattgcctgttaggtccactccctctggggcacctggcattggccactgtcagtagacaggatactcggctagatggacctttggtctgacccggtacggccgttcttatataccctcagtgttaaaaatttacaccttctttccagcctgaatttgtctagctttaacttccaaccattggattgtgttagacctttggctgctagattgaaaagccctctcttatcaaatgtttgttccccacgtaggtacttacagactgtgatccaGTCACCCCGtatccttctctttgttaaactaaacggGTTGTGGGATGCAGGGAAGACCGTCTATACTCCTCGTGGTGAACTCCCATGAAGCATTTGATACTGTTGATCATTAAACTTTCCTGTCCTGCATCCCAGAGGCAGGAGTAGGTGGAAATGGCCTGCAATGATTTTGGCCTTTcttcccaggatcactatgggcaatTGCACCTCTCCCTAAAAGACTCACAAGGCTAAATCCTCCTCCTATCAATCTCTCTAAGAAGCCACTGTGGCAGTTAGTGGGAGACCATGAGCTGGAAAGCCAGATGTACCCAGAGGACACCCAGCTCAATGCATCCTTTACATCAAACAGAGATAACCCTGTCACCCAGCTTTCTCATTGCCTAGCTGAGATTAGCACCTGGATGAAGAGTGGTTGGCTGAAGATGAGCCCAGACAAAACTGTAGCAATACTGGTGTGGGAGAAGAAACTTCTCATTCTATAACAGCCCGTTTATGAAAGGCATCTGCCATCAGATTGTTGCTGTGGTCTGGTTGAGGTCCTCCAAATCTTTGCACTGAGCCTGGGCAACACCACACGCAGTGATGAAATACACCCACTTCCATCTGCTGCTGGCCAAAGGGGCACACCCAATCCTACTGGATTCAGATCTGTCCATCATGATCTACATCTTTGTAACACCTAGGCCCAGCTACTGCAGTTCTCTATACTTAGGAACAAGCCCCAAGTCATGACAAAGCTGTCAGGAATTCAAAATATAGCAGCTCTTCTGCTCAGCAGCATAGGTTGCTGGGAACATGTTACCCTGATTTGCTTGTCCCTGCACTGGCTCCCTAGTGGACCAAGTCCAGTTCAAGGTTGCTCTCCTGGTTTTCAGTTTTGCCTGGAATGGCTCCTGAAGGACATCTTTCCCTGTGCCACCAAAACTTCCCACGACAGCTCCGTTTCACTGGCACAGTGGGGGAGGCTCATTACCACCGAAGACAGAATTTCACAGCAGTTGGACCCAGACTACAGTACTCACTATCAGCTGGAATAAGAACCACCACTAATCTCAATTTGTTAAGACCTAAAGGCCAAACCCACTTGTTCTCCCAAGCTCTTCTGCAACTGCAGCCTTCTGCCAGTATTCCCACTTTTCTAAATGTAATAGTTAAaagacccctcccctgcctgacTTTTTCCCATAGGTAAGTAATAATGAGATATCATTGACATCATTCTTCTTTGGAGATGCTCAAATGCTCACAGTGAGGGGCATCAAAAAAAGCAGCTAGATAAATAACATACCTGCAAAAACAACAAAGGATGGAAGACATCTCCAGCAAggcaaatgtattattattaaccAGAAAGGCTTTTTGCAGTAATTGCAACATGAAAATTCCCATTTCATAACATTGCaataaaacaaaagcaagaaAGTACCCTAATAAGAGCTCTCCAACATGGAGGCCTGGCCACATGCCATCCCTTTATGTGTCTGCTTGTTGCACTGCTTTTCCATTTCAGCTTAGAAGGACTTTTTGCTAGTAAGTTTCTTGCTTCTGTAAATGTCATATTATCAATTGTGGAAGCTGATCATAAACAAACACCTCTCTGCTgtccatgtgtttttttttaaatgaatcataTCTTATTAGTTGACTGGCAAAAATCAGTTTGCCATCATCAACCTTGCAGATTTTTATCCATAGAAGAGCTAGATTCTCTTCTGCCTCAAGCATCATCAACCCAATTACTAGCAAATTTCTTACCTCAGAATCTCATTGTTGGGGAGACTGTACTAAGCAACTGTTCTGCAGATTCCAAGCCCAACCTGCAATCGCTGGTCATTAGCAAATTCCC encodes:
- the CUEDC2 gene encoding CUE domain-containing protein 2 yields the protein MDLERIIRDSLTCFIQSHIPDADLSGMDEVVFSYIASVLEELGSPESSEENFDMDAFVEMMEAYIPGFAEINSGNICEMMFALSERLSEARNKGKVCQKAVESMSRAPAEELNQSEEQGEGASDERRLHIPAEGAIAQGAEGDLKDGVEVLLEMFPACTLSQAQKALAMVLGNLEEAVQLLVEEKVEPGPGGTNLKETARPHQAPKQEDLKRFILQKYMMVDSEEDQKTHRPVPPKEAPKKLIRYIDNQVVSTKGERYKDIKKPESEEMKRTYISLKPAKKYKFH